The Euphorbia lathyris chromosome 2, ddEupLath1.1, whole genome shotgun sequence genome includes a window with the following:
- the LOC136219615 gene encoding CRM-domain containing factor CFM3A, chloroplastic/mitochondrial-like isoform X1 gives MALAPTRQLHLDSFQSSFSKFHGTPLQFFRCNSSNPLKTCNFYSNSLHHKNTQRVSNFSAVDKTASQHKPIKLCSSTCNWFSKWDKPSNQNHPKRPQAVLNYRNSDNGGSGGNTMDKIMEKLKKHGYVDGDSDEKKEKGPERVIEKGSVEDIFYVEEGLLPNPRGGFSKESPLGVEDVFKVDGEIRFPWEKPRKEEKEDQNKWTARSKSRTALAELTLPESELRRLKNLTFQTKSKVRVKGSGVTQEVVDTIHDRWKTSEIVRVKVEGAPALNMRRMHEILEKKTGGLVIWRSGTSVSIYRGVSYEVPSVHLKNRVLKINEMRTGPSGTKTGEVIRHPPRYASSDNLLMPQSKSDLTAEVKGINETELRIEVNRKAEDKEGKEIELQTEMKYEDEVNQLLEGLGPRYTDWSGLDPLPVDADMLPGIIPGYQPPFRILPYGMRSNMGQKSATSLRRLARVLPPHFALGRSRQLQGLAAAMIKLWEKSSIAKIALKRGVQLTTSERMAEDIKRLTGGMLLSRNKDFLVFYRGKDFLSPEFAETLLERERLAKALQDDEEQARLRASALIVQSAEPMEQSGTAGTLLETLDADAKWGKSLSENDREKMMREAEIARHASLFRKLEKKLACAERRLMKAEVALSKVESFLTPAERQADPDSITEEERYMFRKLGLRMKAFLLLGRRGVFDGTVENMHLHWKYRELVKIVLKAKTFEKVKKIALALEAESGGILVSVDKISKGYAIIVYRGKDYQRPSTLRPKNLLTKRKALARSIEMQRSAALLNHVSALQTKVDKFRCELEQMASIENQGDEELYDKLDAAYPTDNDDSDEEEGDEAYLGAFNNKNDDDDDDNDDDDETGNIVRNIHLETSMQNQDSDMETEQNEQYPETSDGEFDDYEDVESDDFVQNLGKNIPYSMQNNVSKKELKDDVESENSHTNFPYEGAVRERK, from the exons ATGGCTCTGGCTCCGACTCGCCAACTACACTTGGATTCGTTTCAAAGCTCCTTCTCCAAATTCCACGGTACTCCTCTTCAGTTCTTCAGGTGCAATTCCTCAAATCCTCTTAAAACATGCAATTTTTACTCTAATTCACTCCACCACAAGAACACGCAAAGAGTATCCAACTTTTCGGCCGTTGATAAAACAGCTTCTCAACATAAGCCCATTAAATTATGTTCATCGACTTGCAATTGGTTCTCTAAATGGGATAAACCTAGTAACCAGAACCACCCAAAACGCCCTCAAGCCGTGTTGAATTATCGAAATAGTGACAATGGTGGTAGTGGCGGTAATACAATGGATAAAATTATGGAGAAATTGAAGAAACATGGGTACGTAGATGGTGATTCTGatgaaaagaaagagaaagggcCAGAGAGAGTGATAGAGAAAGGGAGTGTAGAAGATATTTTCTATGTAGAGGAAGGGTTGTTGCCTAATCCACGAGGTGGATTTTCCAAGGAATCGCCATTAGGAGTTGAGGATGTGTTTAAGGTTGATGGGGAGATAAGGTTTCCATGGGAGAAACCTAGAAAAGAGGAAAAGGAGGATCAGAATAAGTGGACGGCTAGGAGTAAGAGTAGGACGGCATTGGCTGAGTTGACATTGCCAGAATCAGAGTTGAGGAGGTTGAAAAACTTGACCTTTCAAACGAAGAGCAAGGTGCGGGTTAAAGGCTCAGGTGTTACCCAGGAAGTGGTGGATACCATTCATGACAGGTGGAAGACTTCGGAGATCGTCAGAGTTAAAGTTGAGGGAGCTCCTGCCCTGAATATGAGGAGGATGCATGAGATATTGGAG AAAAAAACTGGTGGTTTGGTTATTTGGAGGTCTGGCACTTCTGTATCTATATATAGAGGTGTGAGTTATGAGGTTCCCTCAGTCCATCTGAAGAATCGAGTGTTGAAGATAAATGAAATGCGTACTGGTCCATCAGGAACAAAAACTGGTGAAGTTATTAGACATCCTCCTAGATATGCTTCTTCTGATAATTTGCTTATGCCACAATCGAAATCAGACCTTACTGCTGAAGTTAAAGGGATTAATGAAACAGAATTGAGGATAGAAGTCAATCGTAAAGCTGAAGATAAGGAGGGAAAGGAGATAGAACTGCAGACAGAAATGAAGTATGAAGACGAGGTAAACCAGCTCTTAGAAGGACTGGGTCCTAGATATACAGATTGGTCAGGATTGGATCCATTACCTGTGGATGCAGATATGCTTCCTGGAATAATTCCTGGTTACCAGCCTCCGTTCAGAATACTTCCTTACGGAATGAGATCTAATATGGGGCAAAAGTCGGCAACATCCTTACGAAGGCTTGCCAGGGTTCTTCCTCCACACTTTGCATTGG GTAGAAGCAGACAGCTACAAGGCTTGGCTGCCGCTATGATAAAATTGTGGGAGAAGAGTTCAATTGCAAAGATTGCACTTAAGCGTGGTGTACAGCTAACTACTAGTGAAAGAATGGCTGAAGATATCAAG AGATTGACTGGGGGCATGCTGCTTTCTCGGAACAAGGACTTTTTGGTCTTCTACAGAGGGAAGGACTTTTTGTCACCAGAATTCGCTGAAACATTGCTAGAAAGGGAGAGATTGGCAAAGGCATTAcaggatgatgaggagcaaGCGCGGTTAAGAGCATCAGCTTTGATTGTACAGAGTGCTGAACCAATGGAGCAGTCAGGAACTGCTGGTACTCTTCTTGAAACTTTAGATGCAGATGCAAAGTGGGGAAAGAGTTTGAGCGAAAATGACAGAGAAAAAATGATGAGAGAAGCTGAAATAGCAAGGCATGCCAGCCTTTTCAGAAAACTTGAGAAGAAGCTTGCTTGT GCTGAACGAAGGCTAATGAAAGCTGAAGTAGCCTTGTCTAAGGTGGAGTCATTTCTAACACCAGCAGAAAGACAGGCTGACCCAGATAGCATAACTGAGGAGGAGAGATATATGTTCCGCAAGCTTGGTTTGAGGATGAAAGCTTTCTTACTTCTTG GCAGACGTGGAGTTTTTGATGGTACAGTGGAGAACATGCACTTACACTGGAAATACCGAGAACTGGTTAAGATCGTTTTGAAAGCCAAAACTTTTGAGaaggtaaaaaaaattgcatTAGCTCTTGAAGCTGAAAGTGGGGGTATTTTGGTTTCTGTGGACAAAATCTCGAAAGGATATGCTATAATTGTATATCGAGGAAAGGACTACCAGCGACCTTCTACATTGAGGCCAAAGAATCTCTTGACAAAGAGGAAAGCTTTGGCCCGTTCAATAGAGATGCAAAGGAGCGCG GCTCTGCTAAATCATGTTTCAGCTCTGCAGACAAAAGTGGACAAGTTTAGATGTGAACTT GAACAAATGGCGAGTATTGAAAACCAAGGGGATGAGGAATTGTATGACAAGCTAGATGCTGCTTATCCTACAGACAACGATGATTCTGATGAG GAGGAAGGAGATGAAGCATATCTTGGGGCGTTCAACAAtaaaaatgatgatgatgacgacgataatgatgatgatgatgaaacTGGCAACATTGTTCGCAATATTCATCTGGAAACAAGCATGCAGAATCAAGATTCTGATATGGAAACTGAG CAAAATGAACAGTATCCAGAGACATCTGACGGTGAATTTGATGACTACGAAGATGTCGAAAGTGATGATTTCGTTCAAAATCTCGGAAAAAACATACCTTACAGTATGCAGAATAACGTGTCTAAGAAAGAACTAAAG GATGATGTTGAAAGTGAGAATTCGCATACGAATTTTCCGTATGAAGGAGCTGTGAGAGAAAGAAAGTGA
- the LOC136219615 gene encoding CRM-domain containing factor CFM3A, chloroplastic/mitochondrial-like isoform X2 has product MALAPTRQLHLDSFQSSFSKFHGTPLQFFRCNSSNPLKTCNFYSNSLHHKNTQRVSNFSAVDKTASQHKPIKLCSSTCNWFSKWDKPSNQNHPKRPQAVLNYRNSDNGGSGGNTMDKIMEKLKKHGYVDGDSDEKKEKGPERVIEKGSVEDIFYVEEGLLPNPRGGFSKESPLGVEDVFKVDGEIRFPWEKPRKEEKEDQNKWTARSKSRTALAELTLPESELRRLKNLTFQTKSKVRVKGSGVTQEVVDTIHDRWKTSEIVRVKVEGAPALNMRRMHEILEKKTGGLVIWRSGTSVSIYRGVSYEVPSVHLKNRVLKINEMRTGPSGTKTGEVIRHPPRYASSDNLLMPQSKSDLTAEVKGINETELRIEVNRKAEDKEGKEIELQTEMKYEDEVNQLLEGLGPRYTDWSGLDPLPVDADMLPGIIPGYQPPFRILPYGMRSNMGQKSATSLRRLARVLPPHFALGRSRQLQGLAAAMIKLWEKSSIAKIALKRGVQLTTSERMAEDIKRLTGGMLLSRNKDFLVFYRGKDFLSPEFAETLLERERLAKALQDDEEQARLRASALIVQSAEPMEQSGTAGTLLETLDADAKWGKSLSENDREKMMREAEIARHASLFRKLEKKLACAERRLMKAEVALSKVESFLTPAERQADPDSITEEERYMFRKLGLRMKAFLLLGRRGVFDGTVENMHLHWKYRELVKIVLKAKTFEKVKKIALALEAESGGILVSVDKISKGYAIIVYRGKDYQRPSTLRPKNLLTKRKALARSIEMQRSAALLNHVSALQTKVDKFRCELEQMASIENQGDEELYDKLDAAYPTDNDDSDEEEGDEAYLGAFNNKNDDDDDDNDDDDETGNIVRNIHLETSMQNQDSDMETEQNEQYPETSDGEFDDYEDVESDDFVQNLGKNIPYSMQNNVSKKELKT; this is encoded by the exons ATGGCTCTGGCTCCGACTCGCCAACTACACTTGGATTCGTTTCAAAGCTCCTTCTCCAAATTCCACGGTACTCCTCTTCAGTTCTTCAGGTGCAATTCCTCAAATCCTCTTAAAACATGCAATTTTTACTCTAATTCACTCCACCACAAGAACACGCAAAGAGTATCCAACTTTTCGGCCGTTGATAAAACAGCTTCTCAACATAAGCCCATTAAATTATGTTCATCGACTTGCAATTGGTTCTCTAAATGGGATAAACCTAGTAACCAGAACCACCCAAAACGCCCTCAAGCCGTGTTGAATTATCGAAATAGTGACAATGGTGGTAGTGGCGGTAATACAATGGATAAAATTATGGAGAAATTGAAGAAACATGGGTACGTAGATGGTGATTCTGatgaaaagaaagagaaagggcCAGAGAGAGTGATAGAGAAAGGGAGTGTAGAAGATATTTTCTATGTAGAGGAAGGGTTGTTGCCTAATCCACGAGGTGGATTTTCCAAGGAATCGCCATTAGGAGTTGAGGATGTGTTTAAGGTTGATGGGGAGATAAGGTTTCCATGGGAGAAACCTAGAAAAGAGGAAAAGGAGGATCAGAATAAGTGGACGGCTAGGAGTAAGAGTAGGACGGCATTGGCTGAGTTGACATTGCCAGAATCAGAGTTGAGGAGGTTGAAAAACTTGACCTTTCAAACGAAGAGCAAGGTGCGGGTTAAAGGCTCAGGTGTTACCCAGGAAGTGGTGGATACCATTCATGACAGGTGGAAGACTTCGGAGATCGTCAGAGTTAAAGTTGAGGGAGCTCCTGCCCTGAATATGAGGAGGATGCATGAGATATTGGAG AAAAAAACTGGTGGTTTGGTTATTTGGAGGTCTGGCACTTCTGTATCTATATATAGAGGTGTGAGTTATGAGGTTCCCTCAGTCCATCTGAAGAATCGAGTGTTGAAGATAAATGAAATGCGTACTGGTCCATCAGGAACAAAAACTGGTGAAGTTATTAGACATCCTCCTAGATATGCTTCTTCTGATAATTTGCTTATGCCACAATCGAAATCAGACCTTACTGCTGAAGTTAAAGGGATTAATGAAACAGAATTGAGGATAGAAGTCAATCGTAAAGCTGAAGATAAGGAGGGAAAGGAGATAGAACTGCAGACAGAAATGAAGTATGAAGACGAGGTAAACCAGCTCTTAGAAGGACTGGGTCCTAGATATACAGATTGGTCAGGATTGGATCCATTACCTGTGGATGCAGATATGCTTCCTGGAATAATTCCTGGTTACCAGCCTCCGTTCAGAATACTTCCTTACGGAATGAGATCTAATATGGGGCAAAAGTCGGCAACATCCTTACGAAGGCTTGCCAGGGTTCTTCCTCCACACTTTGCATTGG GTAGAAGCAGACAGCTACAAGGCTTGGCTGCCGCTATGATAAAATTGTGGGAGAAGAGTTCAATTGCAAAGATTGCACTTAAGCGTGGTGTACAGCTAACTACTAGTGAAAGAATGGCTGAAGATATCAAG AGATTGACTGGGGGCATGCTGCTTTCTCGGAACAAGGACTTTTTGGTCTTCTACAGAGGGAAGGACTTTTTGTCACCAGAATTCGCTGAAACATTGCTAGAAAGGGAGAGATTGGCAAAGGCATTAcaggatgatgaggagcaaGCGCGGTTAAGAGCATCAGCTTTGATTGTACAGAGTGCTGAACCAATGGAGCAGTCAGGAACTGCTGGTACTCTTCTTGAAACTTTAGATGCAGATGCAAAGTGGGGAAAGAGTTTGAGCGAAAATGACAGAGAAAAAATGATGAGAGAAGCTGAAATAGCAAGGCATGCCAGCCTTTTCAGAAAACTTGAGAAGAAGCTTGCTTGT GCTGAACGAAGGCTAATGAAAGCTGAAGTAGCCTTGTCTAAGGTGGAGTCATTTCTAACACCAGCAGAAAGACAGGCTGACCCAGATAGCATAACTGAGGAGGAGAGATATATGTTCCGCAAGCTTGGTTTGAGGATGAAAGCTTTCTTACTTCTTG GCAGACGTGGAGTTTTTGATGGTACAGTGGAGAACATGCACTTACACTGGAAATACCGAGAACTGGTTAAGATCGTTTTGAAAGCCAAAACTTTTGAGaaggtaaaaaaaattgcatTAGCTCTTGAAGCTGAAAGTGGGGGTATTTTGGTTTCTGTGGACAAAATCTCGAAAGGATATGCTATAATTGTATATCGAGGAAAGGACTACCAGCGACCTTCTACATTGAGGCCAAAGAATCTCTTGACAAAGAGGAAAGCTTTGGCCCGTTCAATAGAGATGCAAAGGAGCGCG GCTCTGCTAAATCATGTTTCAGCTCTGCAGACAAAAGTGGACAAGTTTAGATGTGAACTT GAACAAATGGCGAGTATTGAAAACCAAGGGGATGAGGAATTGTATGACAAGCTAGATGCTGCTTATCCTACAGACAACGATGATTCTGATGAG GAGGAAGGAGATGAAGCATATCTTGGGGCGTTCAACAAtaaaaatgatgatgatgacgacgataatgatgatgatgatgaaacTGGCAACATTGTTCGCAATATTCATCTGGAAACAAGCATGCAGAATCAAGATTCTGATATGGAAACTGAG CAAAATGAACAGTATCCAGAGACATCTGACGGTGAATTTGATGACTACGAAGATGTCGAAAGTGATGATTTCGTTCAAAATCTCGGAAAAAACATACCTTACAGTATGCAGAATAACGTGTCTAAGAAAGAACTAAAG ACTTGA